The following proteins are encoded in a genomic region of Dyadobacter sp. UC 10:
- a CDS encoding DUF6934 family protein, translated as MLENRYEVKASANFQNFEFVSVGSKGLVPKAVNYSHLEKNLFNLGFGDYNVKTGQLDDLAVSDNGDMEKVLATVAGTLYIFTDHHPNTFVTIAGSTRSRTRLYRIGISNNLTMIRRDFLIWGYADNTWNSFEKGVEYEGFLVKRKS; from the coding sequence ATGCTCGAAAATCGTTACGAAGTAAAGGCATCTGCAAACTTTCAGAATTTTGAATTTGTAAGTGTTGGCTCAAAAGGACTTGTACCTAAGGCAGTTAACTATTCTCATCTAGAGAAAAATTTATTCAATCTTGGTTTTGGAGATTATAACGTTAAAACCGGGCAGTTGGATGATCTGGCTGTTTCAGATAACGGAGATATGGAAAAGGTGCTGGCGACGGTTGCTGGGACATTGTATATTTTTACTGATCACCACCCTAACACCTTTGTCACCATCGCTGGAAGCACTCGATCACGTACAAGGCTTTATCGAATAGGTATTAGTAATAACCTGACAATGATTCGCCGTGATTTCCTAATCTGGGGATACGCCGACAACACATGGAATTCCTTTGAAAAAGGGGTTGAGTATGAAGGCTTTTTAGTCAAAAGAAAATCGTAA
- a CDS encoding SusC/RagA family TonB-linked outer membrane protein, with protein MNRLLSNLIQEIPRRLLCSLALVCLLSGQLLAAEREISGKIVSAEDKNPLPGVTIIVKGNNTIGTATDTEGKFKLTIPDQATLILSYIGYASQEVVVGSQSELTIEMAPDQKQLSEVVVIGYGTQKKGDVTSSVASIKREDFIKGTVRDAAQLVQGKVAGFRITTPSGSPTSNTQINLRGINSINGNSDPLVLIDGIPGGLNTVAPEDIESVDVLKDGSAAAIYGTRATGGVILITTRKNRSNSRATVEYSNYVNIQTIARRPELLTGDDYRRKISEGIDYTDYGGNTDWLDEIMQKPVSHNHNLTFLGGNSTTNFTGSVNYRNWEGIFLRSGQNRFTGRADLNHAMFDNKLKTNFQIINRITRTNGAVTPANEDAAYGYIYRQAIIRNPTDRVKTETGAWQERDGYFYENPVSRIYESNYDASFKEMRMSGSVDYAPISDLNFKLLVSNVQNSNLEGGSTTFNHTNTRISNQNATAFRNTYANNENLLEFTGNYAKSFGKHRFTLLGGYSWQDATYEAFDASNWDFPTDAYDWNNLGAGGALQKGQAAMGSTKNKWQLAGFFGRLTYSLDEKYLFMASVRREGSSRFGINNQWGTFPAASVGWRISKERFMAGLTGVSEIKLRAGVGVTGTIANSPYLSQISYNFSRDQGAFIGGKWVPGFVPARNFNPNLRWEKKEEVNAGVDFGFAKNRISGSIDLYSRKVKDLLYDFPVPVPPYLTGSMFINAGTMKNEGLEILLNLVPIQKADLQWNSGFTYSTNRNKLVSLSNDQFQASNDFFDAGYTGEPIQISTHRVKVGEPIGRFFVWKSVGVDEKGGWLVENKDGEVIPVAEAKPEDRQYYGNGIPKHNVGWNNSVRFKSFDLAVNMRGAFGYDVLNFQSMFYNNPKNKAYNMLNTAYDLIDGKVLNNDLVYVSHYIENGNYWKIDNVTLGYTLPQNLIKGMKNARVFVSGLNLATITGYTGIDPEGMTMTGFFPGSDQRDKYPTTRTFTAGLSVTF; from the coding sequence ATGAATAGACTATTATCCAACCTGATCCAGGAAATACCGCGCCGGCTGCTTTGCAGTCTCGCACTGGTATGCCTATTATCTGGCCAGCTGCTGGCTGCCGAGCGCGAGATTTCGGGCAAGATCGTATCCGCCGAGGATAAAAACCCGCTGCCGGGTGTGACTATTATTGTGAAAGGAAATAATACCATTGGAACAGCCACTGACACCGAAGGAAAATTTAAACTGACCATTCCTGATCAGGCAACTTTGATTTTGAGCTACATTGGTTACGCAAGTCAGGAAGTGGTGGTAGGCAGCCAAAGCGAGCTGACCATTGAAATGGCGCCCGATCAGAAGCAGCTTTCGGAAGTGGTGGTAATCGGTTATGGAACGCAAAAAAAAGGCGATGTGACCAGCTCGGTTGCAAGTATTAAGAGAGAAGATTTTATTAAAGGGACAGTGCGCGACGCGGCGCAGCTCGTACAGGGAAAAGTGGCGGGATTCCGTATTACCACGCCCAGCGGCTCTCCTACTTCGAACACCCAGATCAATTTGAGAGGTATCAACTCGATCAACGGAAACTCCGACCCGCTCGTTCTGATCGATGGTATTCCCGGCGGGCTGAATACGGTTGCTCCTGAGGATATTGAGTCTGTTGACGTTTTGAAAGACGGATCGGCGGCGGCTATTTACGGAACGCGCGCTACCGGCGGGGTTATTTTGATCACTACCAGAAAGAACCGGAGTAACTCCCGTGCGACTGTTGAATATTCCAATTATGTAAATATCCAGACAATCGCGCGCAGACCGGAACTGCTGACTGGCGATGATTACCGGCGGAAAATCAGTGAAGGAATCGACTATACGGATTACGGCGGCAACACCGACTGGCTCGACGAGATCATGCAAAAGCCAGTAAGCCATAACCACAACCTGACTTTCCTCGGCGGAAACAGTACCACCAATTTTACAGGATCTGTGAACTATCGCAACTGGGAAGGTATCTTTTTGAGATCAGGACAAAACAGGTTCACCGGCCGTGCAGATCTGAACCACGCCATGTTCGACAATAAATTGAAAACCAATTTCCAGATCATTAACCGCATTACCCGCACCAATGGCGCGGTGACCCCGGCTAACGAAGATGCGGCTTACGGCTACATTTACCGCCAGGCGATTATCCGTAACCCGACTGATCGCGTCAAGACCGAAACGGGCGCGTGGCAGGAAAGAGACGGATATTTCTACGAAAACCCGGTTTCAAGGATCTACGAATCCAATTATGATGCTTCTTTCAAAGAAATGAGAATGAGCGGAAGCGTAGACTATGCACCTATTTCTGACCTGAATTTCAAGCTGTTAGTCTCAAATGTGCAGAACAGTAATCTCGAAGGCGGCTCGACAACATTCAACCACACCAATACGCGGATTAGCAACCAGAATGCGACTGCTTTCCGCAACACGTATGCGAACAATGAGAACCTCCTGGAATTTACAGGTAACTACGCCAAGTCGTTCGGAAAACACCGTTTTACATTGCTGGGCGGTTATAGCTGGCAGGATGCAACCTATGAAGCATTCGACGCGAGCAACTGGGATTTCCCGACTGATGCCTACGACTGGAACAACCTTGGCGCCGGCGGCGCATTGCAAAAAGGCCAGGCTGCAATGGGAAGTACCAAGAACAAATGGCAGCTGGCTGGTTTCTTTGGCCGGTTAACTTATAGTCTGGACGAAAAATACCTGTTTATGGCGAGTGTGCGCCGCGAGGGTTCTTCCCGGTTTGGGATCAACAATCAATGGGGTACATTCCCTGCTGCTTCTGTGGGCTGGCGGATCAGCAAAGAGCGGTTTATGGCCGGACTGACGGGCGTTTCCGAGATCAAGCTGCGTGCCGGTGTGGGTGTGACGGGCACGATCGCCAACTCGCCTTATCTGTCTCAGATCAGCTACAATTTCAGCCGCGACCAGGGTGCATTTATTGGTGGAAAATGGGTACCAGGCTTCGTGCCTGCGCGAAACTTCAATCCGAACCTGCGGTGGGAGAAAAAAGAAGAGGTGAATGCGGGGGTTGATTTTGGTTTTGCGAAGAACCGAATCAGCGGCTCAATTGATCTGTATAGCAGAAAAGTGAAAGACCTGCTTTACGATTTCCCCGTACCCGTACCGCCTTACCTCACCGGCTCGATGTTTATCAATGCAGGTACCATGAAGAATGAAGGTCTTGAAATCCTGCTGAACCTGGTTCCGATACAGAAAGCTGACTTGCAGTGGAATTCAGGATTTACATATTCTACCAACCGCAACAAGCTGGTAAGTCTTTCAAACGACCAGTTTCAGGCTTCCAATGACTTTTTTGATGCAGGGTACACCGGCGAGCCGATCCAGATCAGCACACACCGCGTAAAAGTCGGCGAGCCGATCGGACGGTTTTTTGTATGGAAAAGTGTGGGGGTAGATGAAAAAGGCGGCTGGCTAGTTGAGAACAAAGACGGCGAAGTAATCCCGGTTGCCGAAGCGAAGCCTGAAGACCGTCAATACTACGGAAATGGTATTCCAAAACACAATGTAGGCTGGAACAACTCGGTGCGATTCAAGAGCTTCGACCTGGCAGTAAACATGCGCGGAGCGTTCGGATATGATGTTCTGAATTTCCAGAGTATGTTTTACAACAACCCGAAAAACAAGGCATACAATATGCTGAATACCGCCTACGATCTGATTGACGGGAAGGTTTTGAACAATGATCTAGTATACGTTTCGCATTACATTGAAAACGGGAACTACTGGAAAATCGACAATGTGACATTGGGTTATACCCTGCCTCAGAACCTGATAAAAGGTATGAAAAATGCGCGCGTATTTGTTTCGGGACTCAATCTGGCCACGATTACAGGTTACACCGGCATAGATCCCGAAGGTATGACGATGACCGGCTTTTTTCCAGGAAGCGATCAGCGCGATAAATATCCCACAACCCGCACATTCACTGCCGGACTTAGCGTAACATTCTGA
- a CDS encoding RagB/SusD family nutrient uptake outer membrane protein — protein sequence MKNRNAKYILLTSVLSAASLYSCTDLKEQVYSEVLASSYQPTEKDLPAIVAPVYSSLRSLMAGWQGYFDLQEEAADAIITPSRPNGWDDAGTYKRMHYHTWTSLQDQPANTWFSSFSSITTANRVISQIESGEIPITTGKENTIAELKAVRALAYYLLLDNHGNVPIVTDFKDISLPKQSTRKEVYDFIIKELGDAIPNLSENAATTYGQLNRWGAKALLAKIYLNAEVYTGTPQWAKAIEQADEVIKSGKYVLDANYSDIFTWTNFNSKEIIFAIPYDEIYGVGNIIHMKTLDPLSRTVYPMNAGPWGGNCAVPQFIETYDADDSRLADTWIMGPQKNASTGAVVITYGKAVPTMEKTASSDGYRIGKYKIKPNVTNSMDNDFPFLRYADVLMIKAEALLRTGKAEEAAAIVTEVRKRAFKNNPAKATVTGADLAKGSKYNYGYQAVDGTITERQGGDDVKFGRFFDELGWEFAAEAHRRQDMIRFGVFGTKKWFNHRPQAAQRALFPIPQSELDKNTNLKQNPGY from the coding sequence ATGAAAAACCGAAACGCCAAATATATATTGCTCACGTCGGTACTGAGTGCTGCCTCCCTGTACTCCTGCACGGACCTGAAAGAACAGGTTTATTCCGAGGTACTCGCCAGCAGCTACCAACCGACCGAGAAGGATTTGCCTGCGATCGTAGCCCCCGTTTACTCTTCATTGAGAAGCCTTATGGCAGGCTGGCAAGGCTATTTCGACTTGCAGGAAGAAGCCGCCGACGCCATCATTACGCCCTCCCGCCCAAATGGCTGGGATGATGCTGGTACCTATAAACGAATGCATTACCACACCTGGACGTCGTTGCAGGATCAGCCGGCAAATACCTGGTTCAGCTCATTCAGCAGCATTACGACTGCCAACCGTGTAATTTCTCAGATTGAAAGCGGGGAGATTCCTATTACGACCGGGAAAGAAAATACGATTGCCGAATTGAAAGCGGTGCGCGCGCTGGCCTATTATCTGCTGCTCGATAATCACGGAAATGTGCCTATCGTTACGGATTTTAAAGATATCAGTCTGCCGAAGCAAAGTACGCGCAAAGAAGTATACGACTTCATTATCAAAGAATTGGGCGATGCAATACCCAATCTGAGCGAGAATGCTGCCACTACTTATGGCCAGCTGAACAGATGGGGAGCAAAAGCCTTGCTCGCGAAAATTTACCTCAATGCGGAAGTTTACACCGGTACACCGCAGTGGGCAAAGGCTATCGAGCAGGCTGATGAAGTGATCAAAAGTGGCAAATATGTGCTGGACGCCAATTATTCCGACATATTCACCTGGACGAATTTCAATTCCAAAGAGATCATTTTTGCTATTCCTTACGACGAAATCTATGGAGTTGGTAACATAATCCACATGAAAACGCTCGACCCACTAAGCCGGACAGTTTACCCGATGAATGCCGGTCCGTGGGGTGGAAACTGCGCCGTTCCGCAATTTATCGAGACCTATGACGCTGACGACAGCCGCCTGGCAGATACCTGGATCATGGGCCCGCAGAAAAACGCGTCTACCGGGGCTGTGGTGATCACGTATGGCAAAGCAGTGCCGACAATGGAGAAAACGGCTTCCTCGGACGGGTATCGTATCGGCAAATACAAGATCAAGCCGAATGTGACCAACAGCATGGACAACGACTTTCCTTTTCTACGCTATGCGGATGTGCTGATGATCAAAGCGGAGGCACTTTTACGGACTGGAAAAGCAGAAGAAGCTGCTGCGATCGTGACAGAAGTACGCAAACGCGCATTTAAAAACAACCCGGCGAAGGCGACCGTTACCGGCGCAGATCTGGCGAAGGGCAGCAAATACAATTATGGTTACCAGGCGGTCGATGGGACGATTACCGAGCGCCAGGGTGGCGACGATGTGAAGTTTGGCCGCTTTTTCGACGAGCTTGGGTGGGAGTTTGCTGCGGAGGCACACCGTCGCCAGGATATGATCCGGTTTGGAGTTTTTGGTACGAAAAAATGGTTCAACCACCGTCCACAGGCTGCGCAACGTGCATTGTTTCCGATACCGCAAAGCGAGCTGGACAAAAATACCAACCTGAAACAAAATCCGGGTTACTAA
- a CDS encoding glycoside hydrolase, with protein MFRSFSFLVFILLFATSVFSQDPKSLVIKIDAQKTAQRIDNFGAAGAWFSEGIGKNWPAENREQMAEWLFSKEMDKNGNPKGIGLSAWRFNIGGGTAEQGDSSGISDFRKRVESFLNPDGTYDWSKQSGYLWFTKKAKDYGVENLIAFSNTPPVQFTKNGLGYKTEKDYVTNLKDDKYEAYATFLATVLKHFDEEGLHFDYISPVNEPQWDWSHPVGSPAKQEGTPWKNEDIGRITRELNNALIKNKLDSKILITEAAQLDYLYGKNGHASRQIQAFFNPSNATQLTNLKHLPKLIGGHSYFTDKGDSARIAIRQHVADTARKYDVTFWQTEYSMLADGYNEGKKGRIPAIDCALFLSKVIHDDLVYGNAAAWQLWNSWEPGSADFDTRYYVIALKPANKEYTDGEVTSTKNLWALGHYSRFIRPGMQRMEIGRNDNLTPVQIAQDVMVTAYSNEKQVVLVAINYTGNPRDLKLDLTGFKLKKEFESYTTTAEKGVDMRFGKSKDWSKGIAVPARGLVTVVLEKR; from the coding sequence ATGTTCCGCAGTTTCAGTTTTTTAGTTTTTATTCTCCTTTTCGCGACTTCTGTTTTTTCTCAAGATCCAAAATCGCTCGTTATCAAAATTGACGCACAAAAAACTGCCCAGCGCATTGATAATTTCGGAGCAGCCGGCGCCTGGTTTTCGGAAGGTATTGGTAAAAACTGGCCGGCAGAAAACCGGGAGCAAATGGCGGAATGGCTGTTTAGCAAGGAAATGGACAAAAACGGAAATCCCAAAGGGATAGGGTTATCAGCCTGGCGCTTCAATATCGGCGGTGGTACAGCCGAGCAAGGTGACAGCAGCGGGATCAGTGACTTCCGTAAACGAGTCGAAAGCTTCCTGAATCCCGACGGAACTTACGATTGGAGCAAACAATCAGGTTATTTATGGTTTACAAAAAAAGCAAAGGACTATGGTGTAGAAAACCTGATTGCCTTTTCGAATACCCCGCCGGTTCAGTTCACCAAAAATGGCCTCGGTTACAAAACTGAAAAGGATTATGTGACGAATCTGAAAGATGATAAATACGAAGCTTACGCTACATTTCTGGCGACGGTTTTGAAGCATTTTGATGAGGAAGGTTTGCATTTCGACTACATCAGTCCGGTTAATGAGCCGCAATGGGACTGGTCGCACCCCGTGGGCTCGCCCGCGAAACAGGAAGGAACTCCGTGGAAAAATGAGGATATCGGCAGGATCACAAGAGAGCTCAACAATGCATTGATTAAAAACAAACTGGACTCTAAAATTCTGATCACGGAAGCAGCTCAGCTCGATTATTTATATGGTAAAAACGGGCACGCGTCCCGGCAGATCCAGGCATTCTTTAATCCTTCAAACGCCACACAGCTGACGAATTTGAAGCATCTACCCAAACTCATCGGCGGCCATAGCTACTTCACCGACAAAGGCGACAGCGCCCGCATCGCGATCCGGCAACACGTAGCGGACACTGCCCGAAAGTACGATGTAACCTTCTGGCAAACCGAATATTCCATGCTCGCCGACGGGTACAACGAAGGCAAAAAAGGCAGAATCCCGGCAATCGACTGCGCATTGTTCCTCTCCAAAGTCATCCACGACGACCTGGTTTACGGCAACGCCGCCGCCTGGCAACTCTGGAACAGCTGGGAACCCGGCAGCGCAGATTTTGACACCAGATATTACGTCATCGCATTGAAACCCGCCAATAAAGAATACACCGACGGCGAGGTAACCAGCACCAAAAACCTCTGGGCACTGGGCCACTACAGCCGCTTCATCCGCCCCGGCATGCAGCGCATGGAAATTGGCAGAAACGACAATTTAACCCCAGTACAAATTGCGCAGGATGTAATGGTAACGGCATACAGTAATGAAAAGCAGGTTGTTTTAGTGGCGATCAATTACACCGGGAACCCACGCGATTTGAAGCTGGATTTGACCGGATTCAAGTTGAAAAAAGAGTTTGAAAGTTATACGACTACTGCGGAGAAGGGTGTGGATATGAGGTTTGGGAAGAGCAAGGATTGGAGTAAGGGTATAGCAGTGCCGGCGCGCGGGCTGGTGACGGTTGTTTTGGAGAAGAGGTAG
- a CDS encoding S9 family peptidase: MSFFNFHKGKIGTLVVLCLLTQVGQAQLPAYQPTKEEISNAYKHMELMDSLTKGSVLKASIQPGWQADGKSFWYKNILKDSLTEYIYVDAVKGKKSKAFENEKVAKALSQAADTTFSATKLMLQQLRFDRAKNAIYIQAKSKWFAYDTNLHTAKKVEIPAVDEPKEIGWTRPSSRWRPFRADSISFDKKQKAFVRNGNIYLSEPNGKSIRQLTYEGNPLRPFGELSWSPDGQYIVCYRIDKQEERKVSYILSSLPNTTRGEVKTRGYAQPGDEFTSYEMFVINAKTRDLVKVKAEKIDFFNAPVIRWREGDPQHFTYEKVDRGHQRFRVIEVNAANGDTKNIIDEQTKTFIYQNLIYTHYLPKQHEIIWSSEKDGWRHLYLVDEKSGKIKNQITKGDWVVRDIDSIDTQKREVWFRANGMNVEEDPYHIHYYRIKFDGTGLVKLTNHVKATHSLAFSPDRSYYIDTYSTMTSPPIMELRKTSNASLVMKLEESDISQYLSFGFKLPEIFTAKGRDGKTDIWGIVYRPSQFDPNKKYPIIENIYAGPQDSFVPKAFRHYGEMQSMAELGFIVVQMDGMGTANRSKAFHDVCWKNLADAGFPDRIAWMKSLAAKYPYIDSTKVGVYGTSAGGQNSLGALLFHPGFYDAAVSACGCHDNRVDKQWWNEQWMGYPVGKHYDEQSNVTNAAKLQGDLLLIVGEADTNVPPESTYRVADALIKANKDFELLTIPGMGHSDGGTYGKRKKRDFFVSKLLGVNPPGRNKVTVTQ, translated from the coding sequence ATGAGCTTCTTTAACTTTCATAAAGGAAAGATCGGAACCTTGGTTGTGCTGTGTTTGCTAACGCAGGTCGGCCAGGCGCAATTGCCGGCTTACCAGCCAACCAAAGAGGAAATTTCGAATGCTTACAAGCATATGGAATTGATGGATTCTCTCACCAAAGGTTCTGTCCTGAAGGCAAGTATTCAACCTGGCTGGCAGGCAGATGGAAAGTCATTTTGGTACAAAAATATCCTTAAAGACAGCCTGACAGAGTACATATACGTTGATGCGGTAAAAGGGAAAAAGTCAAAGGCATTTGAAAATGAAAAAGTAGCAAAAGCATTGTCGCAGGCGGCGGATACTACATTTTCTGCGACGAAGCTAATGTTGCAGCAGCTGCGGTTCGATCGTGCGAAAAACGCCATTTACATTCAGGCAAAAAGCAAATGGTTCGCCTATGATACCAATTTGCATACTGCCAAAAAAGTAGAAATACCCGCTGTTGATGAGCCAAAAGAAATCGGCTGGACGAGACCATCGAGCCGGTGGCGGCCTTTTCGAGCGGACAGTATTTCGTTCGATAAAAAGCAAAAAGCGTTTGTCAGAAACGGCAACATTTACCTGAGTGAACCGAATGGAAAAAGCATCCGGCAGCTTACTTATGAAGGCAATCCGCTTCGACCGTTTGGTGAACTGAGCTGGTCACCTGACGGACAGTATATTGTTTGCTATCGCATTGATAAACAAGAAGAAAGGAAGGTAAGCTACATTCTTTCTTCTCTCCCGAATACGACAAGAGGCGAGGTAAAAACGCGGGGTTATGCACAGCCGGGCGATGAATTTACGAGCTATGAAATGTTTGTAATTAATGCTAAGACACGGGATCTCGTTAAGGTTAAGGCTGAGAAAATCGACTTTTTCAATGCGCCGGTGATCCGTTGGCGCGAAGGTGATCCGCAACATTTTACCTACGAAAAAGTTGACCGCGGCCACCAGCGTTTCAGGGTGATCGAAGTGAATGCTGCGAATGGTGATACCAAAAATATCATCGACGAACAGACTAAGACTTTCATTTATCAAAACCTGATTTACACGCATTACCTGCCCAAGCAGCATGAAATCATATGGTCTTCGGAGAAAGACGGCTGGCGGCATCTGTACCTGGTCGATGAAAAATCGGGCAAGATCAAAAACCAGATTACCAAAGGCGACTGGGTGGTTCGGGACATTGACAGCATTGATACCCAAAAGCGCGAAGTATGGTTCAGGGCTAATGGAATGAATGTGGAGGAAGACCCGTATCACATTCATTATTATCGCATTAAGTTCGACGGGACAGGCTTGGTGAAACTTACCAACCATGTAAAAGCAACGCATTCACTGGCATTTTCACCGGATCGCAGCTACTATATCGACACCTACTCCACCATGACCAGCCCGCCAATAATGGAACTGCGCAAAACCTCGAACGCGTCGCTGGTGATGAAGCTGGAAGAGTCGGACATTTCGCAATATCTCTCGTTTGGTTTTAAGCTGCCGGAGATTTTTACTGCAAAAGGTCGCGATGGAAAAACGGATATCTGGGGCATTGTATACCGCCCAAGCCAATTCGATCCGAACAAAAAATACCCGATCATCGAGAACATTTATGCCGGTCCGCAGGATTCATTTGTACCAAAAGCATTCAGGCATTACGGCGAGATGCAGAGTATGGCCGAGCTGGGATTTATCGTCGTTCAAATGGACGGAATGGGCACTGCTAATCGCTCAAAGGCATTTCACGATGTATGCTGGAAGAACCTCGCCGACGCCGGTTTCCCAGATCGCATTGCCTGGATGAAGTCTCTGGCAGCCAAATACCCCTACATTGATTCGACAAAAGTGGGTGTTTACGGCACCTCAGCGGGTGGACAGAATTCACTCGGCGCGCTGCTTTTCCACCCCGGATTTTACGACGCGGCAGTTTCGGCTTGCGGCTGTCACGATAACCGCGTGGACAAGCAGTGGTGGAATGAGCAATGGATGGGCTACCCCGTCGGTAAGCACTACGACGAACAATCCAATGTGACCAATGCAGCCAAATTACAGGGAGATCTGCTGCTGATCGTAGGCGAGGCCGACACCAATGTACCGCCGGAATCGACCTACCGCGTCGCCGACGCATTGATCAAGGCGAATAAAGATTTTGAATTACTGACAATTCCGGGAATGGGGCACAGCGACGGCGGCACTTACGGAAAACGCAAAAAACGCGACTTTTTTGTCAGCAAATTATTGGGCGTAAATCCGCCAGGCCGGAATAAGGTGACGGTAACGCAGTAA